A window of the Streptomyces griseochromogenes genome harbors these coding sequences:
- a CDS encoding poly-gamma-glutamate hydrolase family protein yields the protein MTVETESVVIEGVEFAAALTLRSDIGLIALHGTKEGGTAELAHEVAARTGASCLVFTQPAGDLVHIPSHRMAAPHCETLQEFLASVTLVISLHGHRRPEAPRSIFLGGGNRAAAATLAHSLVALAPAFDTVTDMARIPGGLRGLHPGNPVNLTRSGGVQIELPLSARTRLPAKPQGAPDVPPRPVTAALAAGVGHLGARPRG from the coding sequence ATGACGGTGGAGACCGAGAGCGTGGTGATCGAGGGCGTGGAGTTCGCCGCCGCGCTGACGCTCCGCTCGGACATCGGGCTGATCGCCCTGCACGGCACCAAGGAGGGCGGCACGGCGGAACTGGCCCACGAGGTGGCGGCCCGTACGGGCGCCAGCTGCCTGGTCTTCACCCAGCCGGCGGGCGACCTGGTGCACATCCCGTCGCATCGGATGGCCGCACCCCACTGCGAGACCCTCCAGGAGTTCCTCGCCTCCGTGACGCTGGTGATCTCCCTGCACGGCCATCGGCGACCCGAGGCCCCCCGCTCGATCTTCCTCGGCGGTGGCAACCGCGCCGCGGCAGCCACCCTGGCCCACAGCCTCGTCGCCCTCGCCCCGGCCTTCGACACCGTGACGGACATGGCCCGGATCCCGGGCGGCCTGCGCGGCCTCCACCCCGGCAACCCGGTGAACCTGACCCGGTCGGGGGGAGTCCAGATCGAACTCCCCCTGAGCGCCCGGACCCGGCTTCCCGCAAAGCCCCAGGGCGCCCCGGACGTCCCCCCGCGGCCGGTGACGGCGGCACTGGCCGCCGGGGTCGGACACCTGGGCGCGCGACCCCGGGGGTGA
- a CDS encoding copper resistance protein CopC encodes MRDDHRWLRRLTVLCAGLLLLLLGAVAPASAHAALRESDPADAAVLRAAPRYVTLTFTESVGLLTDSLRVYDPRNHRVRTGEAGHAPGRSDTARVPLPSRLGTGTYTVAWRVVSADSHPVSGALTFSVGKRTATTTSVLPDRTENPATTSLYNIARYLAYLAVALLLGTAAFVAYCRPAGRSHLRTPVLAAWGTLSASTIALFLLRAPYEEGTSPARAFTLSALTRTATTRPGELLLARLALLLLAAACALFPRGRRRRIPRRAALAAAAILSVALSLTWAASEHASAGLQVPLAITSATLHLLAMAAWLGGLTALLLTLRRTSADPAALPARTVSRFSRLAFVSVTVLVVTGVYQSWRGLGSWQALTDTVYGRLLLAKLVAVAVLLAAASRSRRWTARLASLPQAPRRDRVPEPAGGPPLPPAPEPPASPHPLPERLRRSVLAEVAVGVLVLVLTTFLTSTLPGRAAAEAADSTTPATGIPTASVTTIPFDVGTPGGHGKVQITLDPGRVGTNSVQAVVYGPDGGLSSVPELRIALTLPAQQVGPLDTRVTDRGGYWAADSFDLPIPGTWTMKVTVRVSEVDQVTVAKSVRVVR; translated from the coding sequence GTGCGCGACGACCACCGGTGGCTGCGACGGCTGACCGTGCTGTGCGCGGGCCTGCTCCTGCTCCTCCTCGGCGCGGTCGCGCCCGCCTCGGCGCACGCGGCCCTGCGCGAGAGCGACCCCGCCGACGCAGCCGTCCTCAGGGCGGCCCCCCGGTACGTCACGCTGACCTTCACGGAGTCGGTGGGCCTGCTGACCGACTCGCTGCGCGTCTACGACCCCCGGAACCACCGGGTGCGCACCGGCGAGGCCGGCCACGCCCCCGGCCGCTCCGACACGGCCCGCGTCCCGCTGCCCTCCCGGCTGGGCACCGGCACCTACACGGTGGCCTGGCGGGTGGTGTCCGCGGACAGCCACCCGGTGTCCGGCGCGCTGACGTTCTCGGTGGGCAAACGGACGGCCACGACCACGAGCGTGCTCCCGGACCGCACGGAGAACCCGGCGACGACGAGCCTGTACAACATCGCGCGCTACCTCGCCTACCTGGCGGTGGCGCTGCTCCTCGGCACGGCGGCGTTCGTGGCGTACTGCCGCCCTGCGGGGCGGTCCCACCTGCGCACACCGGTGCTGGCCGCCTGGGGGACCCTGTCCGCCTCGACGATCGCCCTCTTCCTCCTGCGAGCCCCCTACGAGGAGGGCACCTCCCCGGCACGGGCGTTCACCCTCTCCGCGCTCACCCGCACGGCCACGACCCGCCCCGGTGAACTCCTGCTCGCCCGTCTGGCCCTGCTCCTCCTGGCGGCCGCCTGCGCGCTGTTCCCGCGCGGACGGCGCCGACGGATCCCCCGCCGGGCCGCCCTCGCGGCCGCCGCGATCCTCTCCGTCGCCCTCTCCCTGACCTGGGCGGCCTCGGAGCACGCCTCGGCGGGCCTCCAGGTCCCCTTGGCGATCACCTCCGCCACGCTCCACCTGCTGGCCATGGCGGCCTGGCTGGGCGGCCTGACGGCCCTGCTCCTGACGCTGCGCCGGACCTCCGCGGACCCGGCCGCCCTGCCGGCCCGGACCGTCAGCCGCTTCTCCCGCCTGGCCTTCGTCTCCGTCACGGTCCTGGTGGTGACCGGCGTCTACCAGTCCTGGCGGGGCCTGGGCTCCTGGCAGGCGCTGACCGACACCGTCTACGGCCGCCTCCTGCTGGCCAAGCTGGTGGCGGTCGCCGTCCTGCTCGCGGCCGCGTCCCGCTCCCGCCGCTGGACGGCCCGTCTGGCGAGCCTGCCCCAGGCACCGCGGCGGGACCGCGTCCCGGAGCCGGCCGGCGGCCCACCGCTCCCCCCGGCCCCCGAACCCCCCGCCTCGCCCCACCCGCTGCCGGAGCGCCTGCGCCGCTCGGTGCTGGCCGAGGTGGCGGTGGGCGTCCTGGTTCTCGTCCTGACGACCTTCCTGACGAGCACGCTGCCGGGCCGGGCTGCGGCCGAGGCGGCGGACTCCACCACGCCGGCGACCGGTATCCCGACGGCCTCGGTCACCACGATCCCCTTCGACGTCGGCACCCCCGGCGGCCACGGCAAGGTCCAGATCACCCTCGATCCCGGCCGGGTCGGCACGAACTCCGTCCAGGCGGTGGTCTACGGCCCCGACGGCGGCCTGTCCTCGGTCCCCGAACTGCGCATCGCCCTCACCCTCCCCGCCCAGCAGGTCGGCCCCCTGGACACCCGGGTCACCGACCGGGGCGGCTACTGGGCCGCCGACTCCTTCGACCTGCCGATCCCGGGGACGTGGACGATGAAGGTGACGGTACGGGTGTCGGAGGTGGACCAGGTGACGGTGGCGAAGTCCGTGCGGGTGGTGCGATGA
- a CDS encoding SDR family NAD(P)-dependent oxidoreductase: MTLLDGQTALVTGAGGGIGRAIALRFAEEGAAVALHCRTAVRAAGDVAERIRALGGEAVVLRADLTDEEACHRLVRETTDWSGGRLTAVVNNAAVQPVQPLPGMTAAEWRTVVDTDLTSVFACTQAAAGHLGEHGGGTITHIASIEAGHPAPGHAHYSAAKAAVVMHARAAALEYGPRGIRVNTVSPGLIDRDGLAEVWPDGVRRWLDAVPAGRLGHARDVADACVFLASPLASWITGHDLVVDGGVSARPTW, encoded by the coding sequence ATGACCCTGCTCGACGGACAGACCGCCCTCGTGACCGGCGCGGGCGGCGGCATCGGCCGCGCCATCGCCCTGCGCTTCGCCGAGGAGGGCGCCGCGGTGGCCCTCCACTGCCGTACGGCCGTGCGGGCGGCCGGCGACGTCGCCGAGCGCATCCGCGCCCTGGGCGGCGAGGCGGTCGTACTGCGGGCGGACCTGACGGACGAGGAGGCGTGCCACCGGCTGGTCCGCGAGACGACCGACTGGTCCGGCGGCCGTCTCACCGCCGTCGTCAACAACGCGGCCGTCCAGCCGGTCCAGCCCCTGCCCGGTATGACGGCGGCCGAGTGGCGCACGGTCGTCGACACCGACCTCACCAGCGTCTTCGCCTGCACCCAGGCCGCCGCCGGGCACCTGGGCGAGCACGGCGGCGGCACCATCACCCACATCGCCTCCATCGAGGCCGGCCACCCCGCGCCCGGCCACGCCCACTACAGCGCCGCCAAGGCCGCCGTCGTCATGCACGCGCGCGCGGCCGCCCTGGAGTACGGCCCGCGAGGCATCCGCGTCAACACGGTCTCGCCCGGCCTCATCGACCGCGACGGCCTCGCCGAGGTCTGGCCGGACGGCGTGCGCCGCTGGCTCGACGCCGTCCCCGCCGGCCGCCTGGGCCACGCGCGGGACGTGGCCGACGCCTGCGTGTTCCTCGCCTCGCCCCTCGCCTCCTGGATCACGGGCCACGACCTGGTGGTGGACGGCGGGGTGTCGGCACGGCCGACGTGGTGA
- a CDS encoding cupin domain-containing protein, which translates to MTTPDELIAHYGLQPIPREGGLFRQTWAGPGRPDGRPEGSAIVALLTADDFCALHRLPSDEIWHFYLGDPLDLLLLAPDGTTRTAVLGPALGAGQHVQLTVPAGTWMGARVTPGGAWTFFGCTMAPGFTYEGYEHGDAGELAARYPAEAARIAELCRP; encoded by the coding sequence GTGACCACGCCTGACGAGCTGATCGCCCACTACGGCCTGCAGCCGATCCCCCGCGAGGGCGGCCTCTTCCGGCAGACCTGGGCAGGACCCGGGCGCCCGGACGGCCGCCCCGAGGGTTCCGCCATAGTGGCCCTGCTGACCGCGGACGACTTCTGCGCCCTGCACCGCCTGCCCAGCGACGAGATCTGGCACTTCTACCTGGGCGACCCGCTCGACCTCCTGCTCCTCGCCCCCGACGGCACCACCCGCACCGCCGTCCTGGGGCCCGCGCTCGGCGCCGGACAGCACGTCCAGCTCACCGTGCCCGCCGGCACCTGGATGGGTGCCCGGGTGACACCCGGCGGCGCGTGGACCTTCTTCGGCTGCACCATGGCCCCCGGATTCACCTACGAGGGCTACGAGCACGGCGACGCGGGGGAGCTCGCGGCGCGTTATCCGGCCGAGGCCGCCCGGATCGCGGAACTGTGCCGCCCATGA
- a CDS encoding GNAT family N-acetyltransferase has product MTDPYTRVHEEHIAGFGTVRIRPLDPAGDAETVHAWVSEERAAFWGMTGLTRAQVAETYAHMATLDTHHAHLVTKDGEPAALLQTYEPEADRVGACYEVRPGDIGVHLLLAPAPASGPRPGWTSALLTAMASYVLLGLDRRRVVVDPDVRNTKAIARFERHGFGQGRQVVLPEVDLPDVYLPEKRAQLAFLEREVAFPGDHA; this is encoded by the coding sequence ATGACTGACCCGTACACCCGCGTCCACGAGGAGCACATCGCCGGCTTCGGCACCGTCCGCATCCGCCCCCTCGACCCGGCGGGCGACGCGGAGACGGTCCACGCCTGGGTGAGCGAGGAGCGCGCCGCGTTCTGGGGCATGACCGGTCTCACCCGGGCCCAAGTGGCCGAGACCTACGCCCACATGGCCACCCTCGACACCCACCACGCCCACCTCGTCACCAAGGACGGCGAACCGGCCGCCCTGCTCCAGACCTACGAGCCCGAGGCCGACCGGGTCGGCGCGTGCTACGAGGTCCGCCCCGGCGACATCGGCGTCCACCTCCTGCTCGCCCCCGCCCCCGCGTCCGGCCCGCGCCCCGGCTGGACCTCGGCCCTGCTGACCGCGATGGCCTCGTACGTCCTGCTGGGCCTGGACCGCCGCCGGGTCGTGGTGGACCCGGACGTACGCAACACCAAGGCGATCGCCCGCTTCGAGCGCCACGGATTCGGGCAAGGCCGCCAGGTGGTGCTCCCCGAGGTCGACCTCCCCGACGTGTACCTGCCCGAGAAGCGCGCCCAACTGGCCTTTCTGGAACGGGAGGTAGCCTTCCCGGGTGACCACGCCTGA
- a CDS encoding penicillin acylase family protein yields MTTETYRDAWGIPHLRASSARELARAQGRVTALDRAWQLEVERHRFQGTSASFLGAAALPWDVFARRARLEDTARRCFAALEGRDPETADWVRSYVDGVNEGLPQGAARAPEFTRTGLVHTSWQPWTPLGIWLGTHILFAGFPAKLWREEAIRHLGPEAVALFATDGPGTAGSNGWLLSGARTDTGHALIAGDPHRFIEDPGVYQQIHLACPEFDVIGLAVPGVPGIAHFGHTGTVAWSITNAMADYQDLYRERLRRTGAGVEALGPDGLWHRALRHTETVEVAGEPPTEIELIETERGPVIAGGPEGLERGVVRGEPERPAATATDRQPEWFGAGGADGRSEGFGAGVAGGGSEGSRPGVAEPGFEGPWAGGDGGGPEGVGARAGERAFDGLEAGIADRRRSEGPEAGVAGVSAEAGVLAAAGSARDPRAADDEDAPQGPPARDDESRSGGADGNGCAEGEAEAVALALRYPPRVTEDLGFSALLPLLRARRVEDVDAAFDSWAEPVNVVQAADTEGGLLHRVAGKVPRRAEPNRLRLVPAWRPGHAWDGWHDTPYAGLSDGIAVMANQRGPATPLGVEFAPPHRAERIRTLLQERRTWSAADLPSIHTDTFLASAAPLLDHLAALDDLTPEAARLRDRLLSWNRHMDADSTEAAAFAAVRTAVVRRLAAHPAFAALTEPPAYPEVLLPWLALAPRVGHALEHLLRAPELYGIDRAAAVRAAVEETAAAPPSGTWADTHRLAPWKALPGEPYDEPGLAGDHDCVLCTSAVPGLTDLAARGPAARYVWDLARRENSRWVVPFGADGVSGTPHHRDQLPLWLKGELAPVVTDWTLLTLEHTEETDD; encoded by the coding sequence GTGACCACCGAGACCTACCGCGACGCCTGGGGCATCCCCCATCTGCGCGCCTCCAGCGCCCGCGAACTCGCCCGCGCCCAGGGCCGCGTCACCGCGCTGGACCGCGCCTGGCAACTGGAGGTCGAACGGCACCGCTTCCAGGGCACCTCCGCCTCCTTCCTCGGCGCGGCCGCCCTCCCCTGGGACGTGTTCGCCCGCCGGGCCCGGCTCGAGGACACCGCGAGGCGCTGCTTCGCCGCGTTGGAAGGACGGGACCCGGAGACCGCGGACTGGGTCCGGTCGTACGTGGACGGCGTCAACGAGGGCCTGCCCCAGGGCGCCGCCCGCGCCCCCGAGTTCACCCGGACCGGCCTGGTGCACACCTCCTGGCAGCCCTGGACCCCCCTGGGCATCTGGCTCGGCACGCACATCCTGTTCGCCGGTTTCCCCGCCAAGCTCTGGCGCGAGGAGGCGATACGGCACCTGGGCCCCGAGGCGGTCGCCCTGTTCGCCACGGACGGTCCCGGCACCGCGGGCAGCAACGGCTGGCTGCTCTCCGGTGCGCGCACCGACACCGGCCACGCCCTGATCGCAGGCGACCCGCACCGCTTCATCGAGGACCCGGGCGTCTACCAGCAGATCCACCTCGCCTGCCCCGAGTTCGACGTCATCGGCCTGGCCGTCCCCGGCGTCCCCGGCATCGCCCACTTCGGTCACACCGGCACGGTCGCCTGGTCCATCACCAACGCGATGGCCGACTACCAGGACCTCTACCGGGAGCGCCTGCGGCGCACAGGGGCCGGCGTGGAGGCCCTGGGCCCGGACGGCCTCTGGCACCGGGCACTGCGCCACACGGAGACGGTGGAGGTGGCGGGTGAGCCCCCGACCGAGATCGAACTGATCGAGACGGAGCGGGGCCCGGTGATCGCCGGGGGGCCGGAAGGACTGGAGAGGGGAGTCGTCCGAGGCGAGCCGGAGAGGCCCGCGGCGACAGCCACCGACAGGCAGCCCGAGTGGTTCGGGGCGGGGGGTGCCGATGGCCGGTCCGAGGGGTTCGGAGCGGGGGTTGCCGGTGGTGGGTCCGAGGGGTCGCGGCCGGGGGTTGCCGAGCCCGGGTTCGAGGGGCCTTGGGCGGGGGGTGACGGCGGTGGGCCCGAAGGGGTGGGGGCGAGGGCCGGCGAGCGCGCGTTCGACGGGCTGGAAGCGGGGATTGCCGACAGGCGGCGGTCGGAGGGCCCGGAGGCGGGGGTCGCCGGTGTGAGTGCGGAGGCTGGGGTTCTCGCAGCGGCCGGGTCTGCTCGTGATCCGCGAGCCGCCGACGATGAGGACGCCCCACAGGGGCCGCCCGCACGCGACGACGAAAGCCGCTCGGGTGGTGCGGATGGGAACGGATGCGCCGAAGGCGAAGCCGAGGCGGTCGCCCTGGCCCTCCGCTACCCACCCCGCGTCACGGAAGACCTCGGCTTCAGCGCCCTCCTCCCCCTCCTGCGGGCCCGCCGGGTCGAGGACGTCGACGCCGCCTTCGACTCCTGGGCCGAGCCGGTGAACGTCGTACAGGCCGCCGACACCGAGGGCGGCCTCCTGCACCGTGTCGCGGGCAAGGTGCCCCGGCGGGCGGAGCCCAACCGCCTCCGTCTCGTGCCCGCCTGGCGCCCCGGCCACGCATGGGACGGCTGGCACGACACCCCGTACGCCGGCCTGTCCGACGGCATCGCCGTCATGGCCAACCAGCGCGGCCCGGCAACCCCTCTCGGCGTGGAATTCGCCCCGCCCCACCGCGCCGAGCGCATCCGCACCCTCCTCCAGGAACGCCGCACCTGGTCCGCCGCCGACCTCCCCTCGATCCACACCGACACCTTCCTCGCCTCCGCCGCCCCCCTCCTCGACCACCTCGCCGCCCTCGACGACCTCACCCCCGAGGCGGCCCGCCTCCGCGACCGCCTGCTGTCCTGGAACCGCCACATGGACGCCGACAGCACCGAGGCCGCCGCCTTCGCGGCGGTACGCACGGCGGTCGTACGCCGCCTCGCCGCGCACCCGGCGTTCGCCGCCCTCACCGAACCCCCCGCCTACCCCGAGGTCCTGCTCCCCTGGCTGGCCCTCGCGCCCCGTGTCGGCCACGCCCTCGAACACCTCCTGCGCGCACCGGAGCTGTACGGCATCGACCGCGCCGCCGCCGTCCGCGCCGCCGTGGAAGAGACCGCCGCCGCACCGCCGTCCGGCACCTGGGCCGACACCCACCGCCTCGCCCCCTGGAAGGCGCTGCCGGGGGAGCCGTACGACGAACCGGGCCTGGCCGGCGATCACGACTGCGTGCTGTGCACCTCGGCCGTCCCCGGCCTCACCGACCTCGCGGCCCGCGGCCCGGCCGCCCGCTACGTCTGGGACCTGGCCCGCCGCGAGAACAGCCGCTGGGTGGTCCCCTTCGGTGCCGACGGTGTCTCCGGGACCCCGCACCACCGCGACCAACTCCCCTTGTGGCTCAAGGGAGAACTGGCCCCGGTCGTCACCGACTGGACCCTGCTCACGCTCGAACACACCGAGGAGACCGATGACTGA
- a CDS encoding siderophore-interacting protein, which produces MGQGRGWEGAVLRLLRAKDFVCTVTGAEDVTPHYRRLRLSDGGLLAATGVHPTMWVRLWFSDAGRPHQRAYTLVDPDPETGTFGLEFALHEGCASDWARSARPGDTIEATVQGTGFQDPDPAPSHLVAVGDPASLPAINSLLGALGSVPATIWFEGTLDGLPRRADPSRHEIREVPRRDAGAPLAERVRAELPVVLDGTPDPYVWIACDTATTRALASYVRRDLGVPKNRVHALGYWRAS; this is translated from the coding sequence ATGGGGCAGGGGCGGGGCTGGGAGGGAGCGGTCCTACGGCTGCTGCGCGCGAAGGACTTCGTGTGCACGGTCACCGGGGCGGAGGACGTCACCCCGCACTACCGGCGACTCCGGCTGAGCGACGGCGGGCTGCTCGCCGCGACCGGTGTGCACCCGACGATGTGGGTACGGCTGTGGTTCTCCGACGCCGGCCGCCCGCACCAGCGGGCCTACACGCTGGTCGACCCGGACCCGGAGACCGGCACCTTCGGCCTGGAGTTCGCGCTTCACGAAGGGTGCGCCTCCGACTGGGCGCGGTCCGCGCGGCCCGGCGACACCATCGAGGCGACCGTCCAGGGCACCGGGTTCCAGGATCCCGATCCCGCCCCCTCGCATCTCGTCGCCGTCGGCGACCCGGCCTCGCTGCCCGCGATCAACTCCCTCCTCGGCGCCCTGGGTTCCGTCCCGGCGACGATCTGGTTCGAGGGCACCCTGGACGGCCTCCCCCGCCGGGCCGATCCGTCCCGCCACGAGATCCGCGAGGTGCCCCGCCGCGACGCGGGCGCCCCTCTCGCCGAGCGCGTCCGCGCCGAGCTGCCCGTCGTGCTCGACGGCACCCCCGACCCGTACGTCTGGATCGCCTGCGACACGGCCACGACCCGCGCACTCGCCTCGTACGTGCGCAGGGACCTGGGTGTGCCGAAGAACCGGGTGCACGCCCTGGGGTACTGGCGGGCGTCCTGA
- a CDS encoding HhH-GPD-type base excision DNA repair protein, protein MDVTLHLAQDPEADALLGRSPLAALTGMLLDQQIPMEWAFKGPATIVGRMGAEDLDAHEIAVMDPEAFAALLSEKPAVHRYPGSMAKRIQQLCQYLVEHYDGDAEAVWRGVGSGAELLRRLQDLPGFGKQKAQIFLALLGKQLGVRPEGWREAAGAYGEERSYRSVADITGPESLAKVRAHKQEMKAAAKAAKAAGK, encoded by the coding sequence ATGGACGTCACCCTGCATCTCGCCCAGGACCCCGAGGCCGACGCGCTGCTCGGGCGCAGTCCGCTCGCCGCGCTCACCGGAATGCTGCTGGACCAGCAGATCCCCATGGAGTGGGCCTTCAAGGGGCCCGCGACCATCGTCGGGCGGATGGGCGCCGAGGACCTGGACGCGCACGAGATCGCGGTCATGGACCCCGAGGCCTTCGCCGCGCTGCTCTCCGAGAAGCCCGCCGTGCACCGCTATCCGGGCTCGATGGCCAAGCGGATCCAGCAGCTGTGCCAGTACCTCGTCGAACACTACGACGGGGACGCGGAGGCGGTGTGGCGGGGCGTCGGCAGCGGGGCCGAACTGCTGAGGCGCCTTCAGGACCTGCCGGGGTTCGGCAAGCAGAAGGCACAGATCTTCCTCGCCCTGCTCGGCAAGCAGCTGGGCGTGCGGCCCGAGGGCTGGCGGGAGGCCGCCGGGGCCTACGGCGAGGAGCGGTCCTACCGGTCCGTCGCCGACATCACCGGGCCCGAGTCGCTGGCCAAGGTGCGCGCCCACAAGCAGGAGATGAAGGCGGCCGCCAAGGCCGCCAAGGCCGCGGGGAAGTAG
- a CDS encoding HdeD family acid-resistance protein yields MSEAPSGGPTGGREYDDRNVHAAQGQHGHHEPEPPFEGPLHALSRAAWQVVLGTGVASLILGVLVLVWPGPSLAVAGVLFGVYLVVSGVFQLIAAFGTHKTTSLRVLAFISGALSILLGLFCFRGPMQSILLLALWIGIGWLIRGITQTLAAASDGRMPARGWQIFLGIVTFIAGIVLIDSPFRSVAVLTVVGGCWLVVVGIVEIVTAIRIRGRAHRIPRTL; encoded by the coding sequence ATGAGCGAGGCACCCAGCGGTGGCCCCACCGGGGGCCGGGAGTACGACGACCGGAACGTCCACGCGGCCCAGGGGCAGCACGGACACCATGAGCCCGAGCCGCCGTTCGAAGGCCCCCTGCACGCCCTGTCCCGGGCCGCCTGGCAGGTCGTCCTGGGCACCGGCGTCGCCTCACTGATCCTCGGTGTCCTGGTGCTGGTCTGGCCGGGACCCTCCCTGGCCGTCGCAGGTGTCCTGTTCGGCGTGTACCTCGTCGTCAGCGGCGTCTTCCAGCTGATCGCCGCCTTCGGCACCCACAAGACGACCTCGCTGCGCGTGCTCGCCTTCATCAGCGGTGCCCTGTCGATCCTGCTGGGCCTGTTCTGCTTCCGCGGGCCCATGCAGTCGATCCTGCTGCTCGCCCTGTGGATCGGCATCGGCTGGCTGATCCGCGGGATCACCCAGACCCTGGCCGCCGCCTCCGACGGCCGTATGCCCGCCCGCGGCTGGCAGATCTTCCTCGGGATCGTCACCTTCATCGCCGGGATCGTGCTCATCGACTCGCCGTTCAGGTCGGTCGCCGTGCTGACCGTCGTCGGCGGCTGCTGGCTGGTGGTCGTCGGCATCGTCGAGATCGTCACCGCGATCCGCATCCGCGGCCGCGCCCACCGGATTCCTCGTACGTTGTGA
- a CDS encoding helicase HerA-like domain-containing protein: MSDADTLPAGARQIAAGYAFTGPALDLGALLWDGRCHPEAPVRVPLSVLNRHGLVAGATGTGKTKTLQLIAEQLCAQGVPVFLADMKGDLSGISRPGQADDRVHGRAAEVGQPWTPAGFPAEFLSLGGLGHGIPVRATITGFGPVLLSKVLRLNQTQEQSLGLIFHYADTKGLELIDLKDLRAVVAFLTSDEGRAELRDIGGLSTATAGVILRSLTAFEAQGMADFFGEPEFGTADLLRTAPDGRGLVTVLELPAVQDRPLLFSTFLMWLLADLFHDLPEIGDADRPKLVFFFDEAHLLFGDASRAFLDSITRTVRLIRSKGVGVFFVTQTPEDVPSDVLGQLGNWVQHALRAFTPDDRKALKATVRCFPDSAYDLEELLTGLGTGEAVVTVLGENGAPTPVAATRLRAPRSLMGPVDGAELDRAVRESSLHGRYAQAVDRESAYERLSAERAGATRETPRTTAAPRGPGAKAPEEEPSLVEQVVGSGMFKSLARSVGTQIGREITRSLFGTARRRR, translated from the coding sequence ATGAGTGACGCAGACACGCTCCCCGCCGGGGCTCGGCAGATCGCCGCCGGGTACGCCTTCACCGGCCCCGCCCTCGACCTGGGCGCCCTCCTCTGGGACGGGCGGTGCCACCCGGAGGCACCGGTGCGCGTCCCCCTCTCCGTGCTCAACCGGCACGGACTGGTCGCGGGTGCCACCGGAACCGGCAAGACCAAGACCCTGCAGCTGATCGCCGAGCAGCTCTGCGCACAGGGCGTGCCGGTGTTCCTCGCGGACATGAAGGGCGACCTGTCCGGCATCTCGCGGCCCGGCCAGGCGGACGACCGGGTCCACGGGCGCGCCGCCGAGGTGGGTCAACCGTGGACGCCGGCCGGCTTCCCGGCCGAGTTCCTCTCGCTCGGCGGGCTCGGCCACGGCATCCCGGTGCGGGCCACGATCACCGGCTTCGGCCCGGTCCTGCTGTCGAAGGTGCTCCGGCTCAACCAGACCCAGGAGCAGTCCCTCGGCCTGATCTTCCACTACGCCGACACCAAGGGCCTGGAGCTGATCGACCTCAAGGACCTCAGGGCGGTCGTCGCCTTCCTGACCTCCGACGAGGGCAGGGCCGAGCTGAGGGACATCGGTGGCCTGTCGACCGCCACGGCAGGGGTGATCCTGCGTTCCCTGACCGCGTTCGAGGCACAGGGCATGGCGGACTTCTTCGGCGAGCCGGAGTTCGGCACGGCCGATCTGCTGCGGACGGCGCCGGACGGCCGGGGCCTCGTGACGGTCCTGGAACTCCCCGCCGTCCAGGACAGGCCGCTGCTCTTCTCGACGTTCCTGATGTGGCTGCTGGCCGACCTCTTCCACGACCTGCCCGAGATCGGCGACGCCGACCGGCCGAAGCTGGTGTTCTTCTTTGACGAGGCCCACCTGTTGTTCGGTGACGCGTCCAGGGCGTTCCTGGACTCGATCACCCGGACGGTGCGCCTGATTCGCTCGAAAGGAGTCGGCGTCTTCTTCGTCACGCAGACCCCCGAGGACGTTCCGTCCGACGTCCTCGGCCAGCTCGGCAACTGGGTCCAGCACGCGCTCAGGGCCTTCACACCGGACGACCGGAAGGCCCTGAAGGCGACGGTGAGGTGCTTCCCGGACTCCGCCTACGACCTGGAGGAACTTCTCACCGGCCTCGGCACCGGCGAGGCGGTGGTGACCGTGCTCGGCGAGAACGGCGCCCCGACCCCGGTCGCCGCCACCCGGCTGCGCGCCCCGCGGTCCCTCATGGGCCCGGTGGACGGGGCCGAGCTGGACCGGGCGGTGCGGGAGTCCTCGCTCCACGGGCGTTATGCACAGGCTGTGGATCGCGAGTCGGCGTACGAGAGGCTGAGCGCCGAGCGGGCGGGGGCCACCCGGGAGACACCCCGGACCACGGCGGCTCCCCGGGGCCCGGGGGCGAAGGCGCCCGAGGAGGAGCCGTCGCTGGTGGAACAGGTGGTCGGCAGCGGGATGTTCAAGTCCCTGGCCCGCTCGGTCGGCACGCAGATCGGCCGTGAGATCACCCGTTCGCTCTTCGGCACGGCCCGGCGGAGACGGTAG
- a CDS encoding type II toxin-antitoxin system VapB family antitoxin: protein MIFKRIGNGRPYPDHGRESTRQWADVAPRPVRLDQLVTTKGQLDLETLLAEDSTFYGDLFAHVVKWQGDLYLEDGLHRAVRAALQQRQVLHARVLELD from the coding sequence GTGATCTTCAAGCGCATCGGAAACGGCCGGCCGTACCCCGACCACGGCCGGGAAAGCACCCGGCAGTGGGCGGACGTCGCACCGCGCCCGGTCCGCCTCGATCAGCTCGTGACGACCAAGGGGCAGCTCGACCTGGAGACCCTGCTGGCCGAGGACTCGACGTTCTACGGCGACCTCTTCGCGCACGTCGTGAAGTGGCAGGGCGACCTGTATCTGGAGGACGGCCTCCACCGTGCGGTCCGTGCCGCCCTCCAGCAGCGCCAGGTGCTGCACGCGCGCGTGCTCGAACTCGACTGA